A section of the Suncus etruscus isolate mSunEtr1 chromosome X, mSunEtr1.pri.cur, whole genome shotgun sequence genome encodes:
- the LOC125998791 gene encoding DDB1- and CUL4-associated factor 8-like — translation MSNRSGANDVEEEEASSSQDLVRSRDVDVPQGQLEQELEEALENWVASEVSLLPRPCWQVVSALRNRQLGSRANFVSEACGSRALLQRFQLQRELKGHVGGVSTLQFNESGAWLTSSGDDMRVIIWDWMQQRALLNFDSGFTSNVYQAKFLPNSGDTAMAMCGSDGQVRVAQLCSSPACQTIRRVAQHEAAAHSLALVPHCPHRFLTSGEDAAVYHVDLRLDQPASKLLILKKNRKRVGLYTIFVNPNNIHEFAVGGQDPVVRIYDKRKMDQRVNNAVLKKFCPPHLCTNKIKPSISSLVYSYDGTELLASYNDEDIYLFNTNGCDEAQYVRRYKGHRNTLPFKGVNFYGPRSQFVVSGSDCGHLFFWEKSSSQIVQCFHGDQGVTINCVEPHPHLPVIASCGLDVTPKIWGPSSTVTTDPEGTKILMKKNKQQRDAFYVCHRGNFENFMIWGLMHHLRS, via the coding sequence ATGTCCAATAGGAGTGGTGCGAATGacgtggaagaggaggaggcttCATCATCTCAGGACCTCGTGAGGTCCAGAGACGTCGACGTCCCACAAGGGCAGTTAGAGCAGGAGCTGGAGGAGGCCCTGGAGAACTGGGTGGCCTCGGAGGTTTCCCTCCTGCCTCGCCCCTGCTGGCAGGTCGTATCTGCCCTGCGCAACCGGCAGCTAGGCTCCAGGGCCAACTTCGTCTCCGAAGCCTGTGGGTCCAGAGCGCTGCTGCAGCGCTTCCAGCTGCAGAGGGAGCTGAAAGGCCACGTGGGCGGCGTCAGCACCCTGCAGTTTAATGAGAGTGGGGCCTGGCTGACGAGCAGCGGCGATGACATGAGAGTCATCATCTGGGATTGGATGCAGCAGCGCGCCCTGCTGAACTTTGACAGTGGCTTCACAAGTAATGTCTACCAGGCCAAGTTCCTCCCAAATAGTGGGGATACCGCCATGGCCATGTGCGGCAGCGATGGCCAGGTTCGGGTGGCACAGCTCTGctcctccccagcctgccagaccATCAGACGTGTGGCTCAGCACGAAGCAGCTGCCCACAGTCTGGCATTAGTTCCACACTGCCCACACAGATTCCTCACATCAGGCGAAGATGCTGCTGTGTATCATGTCGACCTCCGGCTGGATCAGCCAGCTTCCAAACTGCTCATATTAAAAAAGAATCGGAAGAGAGTGGGGCTCTATACGATCTTTGTGAATCCTAACAACATTCACGAGTTTGCAGTGGGTGGACAAGATCCGGTTGTTAGGATATATGACAAGAGAAAAATGGACCAGAGGGTCAATAATGCAGTACTTAAGAAATTCTGTCCTCCACACTTGTGCACCAATAAAATTAAGCCAAGCATCTCAAGCCTGGTGTATAGCTATGATGGCACTGAGCTCTTGGCCAGTTATAATGATGAAGATATTTATCTCTTTAATACTAATGGCTGTGATGAAGCCCAGTATGTGAGAAGATACAAGGGGCATCGAAATACTTTGCCATTTAAAGGTGTCAATTTCTATGGGCCCAGAAGTCAGTTTGTTGTGAGTGGCAGTGACTGTGGACATCTATTTTTCTGGGAGAAGTCATCTAGCCAGATTGTTCAGTGCTTTCACGGGGATCAGGGAGTTACCATCAATTGCGTTGAACCCCACCCTCACCTACCTGTTATAGCGAGCTGTGGCCTAGATGTGACACCCAAGATCTGGGGACCCTCAAGCACAGTTACTACTGACCCTGAAGGAACGAAGATCCTGATGAAAAAGAATAAGCAACAACGTGATGCATTTTACGTGTGCCACAGGGGTAATTTTGAAAACTTCATGATTTGGGGTCTTATGCATCACTTAAGATCCTAA